In one Massilia endophytica genomic region, the following are encoded:
- a CDS encoding glycoside hydrolase family 97 catalytic domain-containing protein — MKEPMRKSACAVFLLLAASLAQSASAASCALNVAPRTVDYPWMSIERWRGMHAEQVARAKQGNVDVIFVGDSLTEMWPKALWESSFGRFNPANFGIGGDHTGNVLWRLKDPAIASLKPKLVVLMIGVNNINLCNEKAGQVFGGIQAVVAKLRKQYPAARILLNSVLPEAGPDSGERKQIAALNAKIRTLDDGKAVFVHDYGSLFTGPGGELSKELQPDLLHFSEKGYQLLAGAMVPDIERLLASADPAYTVTSPDGRNRIDLAVRDGKLAYTVTRDGAVVIAQSPLGLATNAGALDGNSLRLAGVEQRAVNDTYRPVAGKAASVQDHYNEAELALTGKDKPLQLRLVARAYDDGIAFRYVLPKQEQEKKLGIFGEMTGFHFPSDYQCWGFNPGRNENSHEGEFDPVKASAIRPAHLFDAPLVCKTGRKSTTFAIAEADKRDYAGAYYAGRGEGGLGVQVSLSWGKGEGDESPWQRPAVNANLAEAPLATPWRVVMLADSPGGLTASSLIATLGAPSKIADTSWIKPGKAAWDWWNGWAAGVPNAGVNTATYRAYIDFAASMGLEYILIDEGWYEGSSETPAPANVLRPIAAMDMPGIISYAREKGVGVWVWLQWKQLDRQMDDALRLYSSWGIKGIKVDFMDRNDQEMVGFYHKLLEKAAANRLMVNLHGAYPPDGLLRTYPNYMTQEGVLGAEYNKWSKRITATHNVTLPFTRMLLGPMDYTPGGFRSLASSEFPKQIRSAKPFVQTTRGQAVAMYVVYDSPVAMVADSPDAYRNADGSWADGASFIGKVPTSWDETRVLEGDIGQYIVTARRKGRTWYIGAMGNEAPRVIDLPLSFIEPGVNYRAEILQDGKDANHLNSSEARVKRGSRVKLSLAASGGAVAVLSPLP, encoded by the coding sequence TTGAAAGAACCGATGCGTAAATCCGCCTGTGCCGTTTTTCTCCTGCTGGCTGCGAGCCTCGCGCAGTCGGCAAGTGCAGCCAGCTGCGCGCTCAATGTGGCCCCGCGCACTGTCGACTACCCATGGATGTCCATCGAGCGCTGGCGCGGGATGCACGCGGAGCAGGTGGCGCGCGCGAAGCAGGGCAATGTCGATGTGATATTCGTCGGCGACTCTCTCACCGAAATGTGGCCGAAAGCGCTCTGGGAGAGCAGCTTCGGCCGCTTCAATCCCGCCAACTTCGGCATCGGCGGCGACCACACCGGCAATGTTCTGTGGCGGCTGAAGGACCCCGCCATCGCGTCCCTGAAGCCCAAGCTGGTGGTGCTGATGATTGGCGTGAACAACATCAATCTCTGCAACGAAAAGGCCGGGCAGGTGTTCGGCGGCATCCAGGCCGTTGTGGCGAAGCTGCGCAAGCAGTACCCGGCGGCGCGTATCCTGCTCAATTCCGTGCTCCCTGAAGCAGGGCCGGATTCCGGGGAGCGAAAGCAGATCGCGGCGCTCAACGCGAAAATCAGGACGCTGGACGACGGCAAGGCGGTTTTCGTCCATGACTATGGATCGCTCTTCACCGGACCGGGCGGCGAGCTGTCGAAGGAGCTGCAGCCCGATCTCCTGCATTTCTCCGAGAAAGGCTACCAGCTGCTGGCTGGCGCGATGGTTCCCGATATCGAGCGCCTGCTGGCATCCGCCGATCCGGCCTATACGGTGACGTCCCCCGACGGACGTAACCGCATCGACCTGGCGGTGCGCGATGGCAAGCTGGCCTATACCGTCACCCGCGACGGCGCCGTGGTGATTGCGCAGTCGCCGCTCGGCCTGGCCACCAATGCGGGCGCGCTGGACGGCAACTCGCTGCGGCTGGCGGGCGTGGAGCAGCGGGCAGTGAACGACACTTATCGTCCCGTCGCTGGCAAGGCGGCCAGTGTCCAAGACCATTACAACGAAGCCGAGCTGGCGCTGACCGGAAAGGACAAGCCCCTGCAGCTCCGGCTGGTGGCGCGGGCATACGACGATGGCATCGCGTTCCGCTACGTGCTGCCGAAGCAGGAACAGGAGAAGAAGCTGGGCATCTTCGGCGAGATGACGGGTTTCCATTTCCCGTCCGACTACCAGTGCTGGGGCTTCAACCCGGGCCGCAACGAGAATTCCCACGAAGGCGAGTTCGATCCCGTCAAGGCCTCGGCCATCCGCCCCGCCCACCTGTTCGACGCGCCGCTGGTGTGCAAGACGGGCCGCAAGAGCACCACCTTCGCCATCGCCGAAGCCGACAAGCGGGACTACGCTGGCGCCTACTACGCCGGACGGGGCGAGGGCGGACTGGGTGTCCAGGTGTCGCTGTCGTGGGGCAAAGGCGAGGGCGATGAGTCGCCCTGGCAGCGTCCCGCCGTCAATGCGAACCTGGCGGAAGCTCCTCTGGCTACGCCGTGGCGCGTGGTCATGCTGGCCGACTCGCCGGGCGGGCTCACGGCGTCCAGTCTCATTGCGACCCTTGGCGCCCCTTCGAAGATTGCCGATACCAGCTGGATCAAGCCGGGCAAGGCTGCCTGGGACTGGTGGAACGGCTGGGCCGCCGGCGTTCCGAACGCGGGCGTGAACACGGCCACCTACCGCGCCTATATCGACTTTGCCGCCTCCATGGGCCTCGAATACATTCTCATCGACGAAGGCTGGTACGAGGGCAGTTCCGAAACCCCGGCGCCCGCCAATGTCCTGCGCCCAATCGCGGCGATGGATATGCCGGGCATTATTTCCTATGCCAGGGAGAAGGGCGTAGGCGTCTGGGTATGGCTGCAGTGGAAGCAGCTGGACCGGCAGATGGACGATGCCCTGCGCCTGTATTCCTCCTGGGGCATCAAGGGTATCAAGGTGGACTTCATGGACCGCAACGACCAGGAGATGGTGGGCTTCTACCACAAGCTGCTGGAGAAGGCTGCAGCCAACCGCCTCATGGTGAACCTGCACGGGGCCTATCCGCCCGATGGCCTGTTGCGCACCTATCCGAACTACATGACGCAGGAAGGCGTGCTGGGCGCCGAGTACAACAAGTGGAGCAAGCGCATCACGGCCACCCATAACGTGACGCTGCCTTTCACCCGCATGCTGCTTGGACCGATGGACTACACGCCGGGCGGCTTCCGCTCGCTGGCGTCATCCGAGTTCCCCAAGCAGATCCGCTCCGCCAAGCCCTTCGTGCAGACCACGCGCGGCCAGGCGGTGGCCATGTATGTGGTCTACGATTCGCCAGTGGCCATGGTTGCGGACAGCCCGGATGCGTACAGGAACGCCGACGGCAGCTGGGCCGACGGCGCAAGCTTCATCGGCAAGGTGCCCACGAGCTGGGACGAAACGCGCGTCCTGGAAGGCGATATCGGCCAGTACATCGTCACCGCCCGCCGCAAGGGGCGCACCTGGTATATCGGGGCAATGGGCAACGAAGCGCCGCGCGTGATCGACCTGCCCCTTTCCTTCATCGAGCCGGGCGTGAACTACCGCGCCGAAATTCTCCAGGACGGGAAGGATGCCAATCACCTGAACTCCAGCGAAGCGCGCGTGAAGCGCGGCAGCCGGGTGAAGCTTTCGCTCGCCGCCTCCGGCGGCGCGGTCGCCGTGCTTTCGCCGCTGCCCTGA
- a CDS encoding GDSL-type esterase/lipase family protein: protein MKTAISLITAAALAATVPLACAQNRELILYNGKPLPSWSVMVAGTEGPEQVLRADSPAVNGRVSARAGEVAGRHDALSLQWKDAWFSGLRLDGGAPLDLRPFTGDGTLEFDIHVTDLSEGGIYFTMRCGPDCKRKVSYVLPGRALQGKGWRRLSFSLACFARAGDDFSKVSTPFALEGNGAGQVAVANIRLVRGGEPNAQCADYRTEAVTPAPLTHAWSLGWWIPRHEKKLEEVRKLREAGKSPQLIFVGDSITEGWEKSGAPVWQRYYAKYNAVGLGFSGDTTENVLWRLQHGEVDGIAPRVAVLMIGTNNAGHREDEPEATAAGVKAIIEDLRRRLPQTKILLLAIFPREEQPSAFLRRLNERVNAIIGGYADDRHVFFANINSSLLNADGTLSREIMPDMLHPQEKGYEIWARSMEPVLQKLLSE, encoded by the coding sequence ATGAAGACTGCAATCTCACTCATTACAGCGGCCGCCCTCGCGGCGACCGTGCCCCTCGCCTGTGCTCAGAACCGTGAGCTGATCCTTTACAACGGCAAGCCGCTCCCTTCGTGGAGCGTGATGGTAGCGGGTACCGAGGGGCCCGAGCAGGTCCTGCGGGCCGACTCCCCGGCGGTGAACGGCCGGGTGAGCGCGCGGGCAGGGGAGGTGGCGGGCAGGCATGACGCGCTTTCGCTGCAATGGAAGGACGCCTGGTTCTCCGGCCTGCGCCTGGACGGCGGGGCGCCTCTGGATCTACGGCCGTTCACCGGGGACGGAACGCTGGAATTCGACATCCATGTCACCGACCTCTCCGAAGGCGGCATCTATTTCACCATGCGCTGCGGACCGGACTGCAAGCGCAAAGTCTCCTATGTGCTGCCAGGGCGTGCGCTGCAGGGCAAGGGCTGGCGGCGCCTGTCCTTCTCCCTGGCGTGCTTCGCGCGCGCAGGCGACGATTTCAGCAAGGTCTCCACGCCTTTCGCGCTGGAGGGCAATGGCGCAGGCCAGGTGGCGGTGGCGAATATACGGCTTGTGCGCGGCGGGGAGCCCAATGCGCAATGTGCGGATTACCGCACCGAGGCGGTGACCCCGGCGCCGCTTACCCACGCCTGGTCGCTCGGCTGGTGGATTCCGCGCCATGAGAAGAAGCTGGAAGAGGTCCGCAAGCTCAGGGAAGCGGGCAAGAGCCCGCAGCTGATTTTCGTCGGCGATTCGATCACCGAAGGCTGGGAGAAGTCCGGCGCTCCGGTTTGGCAGCGCTACTACGCGAAATACAACGCGGTGGGCCTCGGCTTCAGTGGCGACACCACGGAGAACGTGCTGTGGCGCCTGCAGCATGGCGAGGTGGATGGGATTGCGCCCAGGGTGGCGGTGCTCATGATAGGCACAAACAACGCGGGCCACCGCGAGGACGAGCCGGAAGCGACAGCGGCAGGCGTCAAGGCAATCATCGAGGACCTGCGCCGCCGCCTGCCGCAGACCAAGATCCTTTTGCTGGCCATTTTCCCGCGCGAAGAACAGCCTTCGGCCTTCCTGCGCCGCCTGAACGAACGGGTGAACGCGATCATCGGGGGATACGCGGATGACCGCCATGTCTTCTTCGCCAATATCAATTCCTCCCTTCTGAATGCCGACGGCACGCTCTCGCGCGAGATCATGCCCGACATGCTGCATCCGCAGGAAAAGGGTTACGAAATCTGGGCTCGCAGCATGGAGCCCGTCCTGCAAAAACTGTTATCGGAGTAA
- a CDS encoding CHAD domain-containing protein yields the protein METEIKRQLAPKKATPVALHPKMTMAQAFRRIAGNCLDQIQANEEGVRHLDAESLHQMRVGVRRFRALLDLFSPLLAPPSDLEQHLEWLAGEFGPARDWDVLAHVTAPRVTETSAVALPLVAAAQKRAETHHSRLAQLLQEARYAGCMQELHTWLLGETWAQDGGGIWARKARKEMLPLLNNATRRLRKRARKWEEADAQARHRVRMAAKKARYAIEFFADLLPERQVKASSRLLADLQESLGRLNDAAVADGLLVDLCARDATAGEAASFVRGYLCAEAGRADRGLGKLVKKAASLRIG from the coding sequence ATGGAAACCGAGATCAAACGCCAGCTGGCCCCCAAGAAAGCCACCCCGGTAGCGTTGCATCCGAAAATGACGATGGCCCAGGCCTTTCGCCGCATTGCCGGGAACTGCCTGGACCAGATACAGGCCAACGAAGAAGGCGTGAGGCATCTCGACGCCGAGAGCCTGCACCAGATGCGGGTGGGTGTGCGCCGCTTCCGTGCGCTGCTCGACCTGTTCTCGCCACTGCTGGCCCCTCCCTCAGACCTGGAGCAGCACCTCGAGTGGCTGGCTGGCGAATTTGGCCCGGCGCGGGACTGGGATGTGCTGGCCCATGTAACTGCACCGCGCGTCACCGAAACCTCCGCCGTGGCCCTACCCCTTGTCGCGGCGGCGCAGAAGCGCGCCGAAACGCATCACTCGCGGCTGGCGCAGCTATTGCAGGAAGCGCGCTACGCAGGCTGCATGCAGGAACTGCATACCTGGCTGCTGGGGGAAACATGGGCGCAGGACGGTGGCGGTATCTGGGCGCGAAAGGCGCGCAAGGAAATGCTGCCCCTGCTGAATAATGCGACACGCCGCCTGCGCAAGCGCGCCAGAAAATGGGAGGAGGCGGATGCGCAGGCCCGGCACCGAGTCCGCATGGCCGCCAAGAAAGCGCGCTACGCGATCGAATTCTTCGCCGACCTGCTGCCGGAACGACAGGTAAAGGCAAGCAGCCGCCTGCTGGCCGATCTTCAGGAAAGCCTGGGGCGCCTGAACGACGCAGCTGTGGCGGACGGTCTGCTCGTCGATCTTTGCGCCCGGGACGCCACAGCGGGTGAGGCGGCCAGCTTCGTCCGCGGGTATTTGTGCGCAGAGGCTGGCAGGGCCGACCGCGGGCTCGGCAAGCTTGTGAAAAAGGCCGCCTCCCTGCGCATCGGCTAG
- the udk gene encoding uridine kinase has protein sequence MNEISFRPFVIGVAGGSGSGKSTVSQQVLSSFGADMVSVVMQDDYYCDQTHLTPEVRRQQNYDHPQAFDWPLLIQHVQALRNGETIQMPEYDFTIDNRSDRTIPVKPAPVIVIEGLFALYNADLRDMMSLRIFVDTASDVRFIRRMQRDIAERGRSLESVVAQYMETVRPMHKQFIEPTKRHADVILPHGANGPAVDIITTKVASVVGQLKL, from the coding sequence ATGAATGAGATTTCTTTCCGCCCGTTTGTGATTGGCGTCGCTGGGGGCAGCGGCAGCGGCAAGTCTACGGTTTCCCAGCAAGTGCTGTCCTCCTTTGGCGCCGATATGGTGTCGGTGGTCATGCAGGACGACTACTACTGCGATCAAACCCACCTCACCCCCGAGGTTCGCCGCCAGCAGAACTACGACCACCCCCAGGCTTTCGACTGGCCGCTCCTTATCCAGCATGTGCAGGCCCTGCGCAACGGCGAAACGATCCAGATGCCGGAGTACGATTTCACCATCGACAACCGCTCCGACAGGACCATTCCCGTCAAACCAGCCCCGGTTATCGTGATCGAAGGCCTGTTCGCGCTGTATAACGCGGATTTGCGCGACATGATGTCGCTGCGGATCTTCGTCGACACAGCCTCCGACGTTCGCTTCATCCGCCGCATGCAAAGGGACATCGCCGAACGCGGCCGTTCGCTCGAAAGCGTTGTCGCCCAGTATATGGAAACGGTGCGCCCCATGCACAAGCAGTTCATCGAGCCCACCAAACGCCACGCCGACGTGATCTTGCCTCACGGCGCCAATGGGCCTGCAGTCGACATCATCACGACAAAAGTAGCGAGTGTTGTTGGCCAGTTGAAGCTGTAG
- a CDS encoding LysE family translocator, which produces MNSYLLFTTTTFLVCLAPGPAALIVASHGAVAGWRAASWSIAGIALANAGYFILSAMGVAAALVSTPALFSAIKWTGVVYLGYLGLSSLLSRRRFVMMSPIARGRGGMPKLLQALLIELSNPKALLYFTALLPQFVVQSQPLAPQFVLFGATCLVADCLSYGGYALLGSRTGTLRLPPAANVWANRLCGLALLGSAGLMTCVSPA; this is translated from the coding sequence ATGAACTCTTATTTGCTTTTCACTACCACAACCTTCCTGGTGTGCTTGGCTCCGGGCCCGGCGGCGCTAATCGTAGCCTCCCACGGCGCTGTTGCGGGGTGGCGGGCTGCAAGCTGGTCCATTGCAGGCATCGCCCTTGCGAACGCCGGCTACTTCATCCTGTCCGCCATGGGGGTCGCCGCGGCGCTGGTCTCTACTCCTGCTTTGTTCTCGGCCATCAAGTGGACAGGTGTAGTATATCTGGGCTATCTCGGCCTCAGCTCGCTGCTTTCACGCCGGCGCTTCGTTATGATGAGCCCTATTGCGCGCGGCAGGGGCGGTATGCCGAAACTCCTGCAGGCGCTCCTGATTGAGTTGTCCAATCCTAAAGCCCTGTTGTACTTCACGGCGCTATTGCCGCAGTTTGTCGTGCAGTCGCAGCCCTTGGCGCCGCAGTTTGTACTGTTCGGTGCAACCTGCCTTGTTGCCGACTGCCTAAGTTACGGGGGCTATGCCTTGCTCGGCAGTCGCACTGGGACACTGCGACTGCCGCCAGCGGCCAACGTCTGGGCGAACAGGCTGTGCGGTCTCGCTCTGCTCGGCTCAGCCGGATTGATGACCTGCGTGTCACCTGCATGA
- a CDS encoding cache domain-containing protein yields MKAWWKTVVGIGALCVASVACAGDKGTADEAVALVKSAIADINKRGMDKVFEDINKQSPQFSDRDLYVLVMDLKGKILSHGANPKLIGKDVSEIKDAEGKYFIQDFLKVAKTKGSGWVDYIWVNPVTKGLEKKATYVQLAGPLIVACGIYK; encoded by the coding sequence ATGAAAGCATGGTGGAAAACGGTGGTGGGGATCGGCGCGCTGTGCGTTGCCTCGGTGGCCTGCGCTGGCGATAAAGGTACGGCGGATGAGGCGGTTGCACTGGTGAAGAGCGCCATCGCGGACATAAACAAGCGCGGTATGGACAAGGTCTTTGAAGACATCAACAAGCAGTCCCCGCAATTTTCCGACCGGGACCTGTACGTCCTCGTTATGGATCTGAAGGGGAAAATCCTGTCCCACGGCGCGAATCCCAAGCTGATCGGGAAAGACGTTTCGGAGATTAAGGATGCAGAGGGAAAGTATTTCATCCAGGACTTTCTCAAGGTGGCAAAGACCAAGGGCAGTGGCTGGGTGGACTACATCTGGGTCAACCCGGTCACGAAAGGGCTGGAAAAGAAGGCCACCTATGTCCAGCTGGCCGGGCCGTTGATCGTGGCCTGCGGCATCTATAAGTAA
- a CDS encoding tautomerase family protein gives MPIVHIYTTEGWVSPARKRMMIEKVTNAVVEAEGLPQVRDMTYVVIHDVPDGGWGFQGRVYLKKDFASHIPPDPTES, from the coding sequence ATGCCTATCGTGCACATCTACACGACCGAAGGCTGGGTATCCCCCGCGCGAAAGAGAATGATGATCGAAAAAGTCACGAACGCAGTGGTGGAAGCGGAGGGCTTGCCGCAGGTACGCGACATGACCTATGTTGTCATCCATGACGTGCCGGATGGCGGATGGGGGTTCCAGGGCCGAGTGTATCTCAAGAAAGATTTTGCGTCGCACATTCCGCCGGATCCAACCGAATCCTGA
- a CDS encoding helix-turn-helix domain-containing protein: MNTPAAVGHLLREWRAARRYSQLDLALESDTSARHLSCIETGKAQASRNLLMRLADVLDMPLRERNALLRAGGYAPKFPETSLDSPRMEQINRAIQFILDQQEPYPAFLMNRHWDVLAATRGAFNICNFLRDGRPEKHTNMLLSAFDPDDVRGAIVNWDDVASTLIGHLHALVSNSPTDTRARALLDEILAFPDIPDRWRCRDLDTPPAPLLNTVFRHRGVTLQFFSTITTFGTPRDITAEELHIESCFPMDEDTARFCRELAQGEPDAIAAGQRPGPALCLASGSQP, encoded by the coding sequence TTGAATACGCCTGCAGCAGTCGGACATCTGTTGCGTGAGTGGCGCGCCGCGCGCCGTTACAGTCAACTCGATCTCGCCCTGGAGTCGGACACTTCCGCACGCCACCTCAGTTGCATCGAGACCGGAAAAGCCCAGGCAAGCCGCAATCTGCTGATGCGGCTGGCCGATGTGCTCGACATGCCGCTCCGGGAACGCAATGCACTGCTGCGCGCCGGGGGCTACGCGCCGAAATTTCCTGAAACCAGTCTCGATAGCCCGAGGATGGAGCAGATCAACCGGGCCATCCAGTTCATCCTCGACCAGCAGGAGCCTTACCCGGCCTTCCTCATGAACCGGCACTGGGACGTGCTCGCCGCCACGCGGGGAGCCTTCAACATCTGCAATTTCCTGCGCGACGGACGCCCCGAGAAGCACACCAATATGCTGCTGTCGGCCTTTGATCCGGACGACGTCCGCGGGGCAATCGTCAACTGGGATGATGTCGCCAGCACGTTGATCGGACATCTGCATGCATTGGTGTCGAACTCCCCGACCGATACCAGGGCGCGCGCCCTGTTGGATGAGATACTGGCATTCCCCGATATCCCCGACCGCTGGCGCTGCCGCGACCTCGATACTCCCCCCGCCCCGCTGCTGAACACGGTATTCCGGCACCGGGGCGTCACACTGCAGTTCTTCTCAACCATTACGACCTTCGGCACGCCGCGCGATATCACTGCCGAAGAATTGCATATCGAATCCTGCTTTCCGATGGACGAGGACACGGCGCGCTTCTGCCGCGAACTGGCGCAGGGCGAGCCAGATGCCATCGCAGCGGGGCAGCGGCCCGGGCCGGCACTATGCCTGGCCAGCGGGAGCCAGCCATGA
- a CDS encoding xanthine dehydrogenase family protein molybdopterin-binding subunit, translated as MIEWNVRSSGARDGLSRRSFFKASAVLGGGLVLGWFGPGSPRTAQAAEANAIYTPNAFIHIAPDNTVTVAVNRAELGQGIATGLPMVIAEELDADWSLVRSELAPAADVYKDPVRGHQMTGGSGSIKRSFAQYREIGARARAMLLAAAAQRWNVKPGQCRTARSMVFGPAGQKASYGSLAEAAMRLPVPEQVALKDPSEFKLIGQPTRRLDARAKSSGRQVYGMDFKPAGSKVAVVARPPVFGGKVARFDAAKALAVKGVRAVLPVPTDRGGNGLAVIADGYWPAKQGRDALDVQWDTAGVEKVDTAQLFARLAAVSGQPGGAAMSADIRPLAQASKRISAVYTFPYLAHAPMEPLNCVVDLGPDHCEIWAGSQYQTIDQNHAAQVLGLDPARVTFHTMMAGGGFGRRAVPSSDYIVEAVQVAKAWRASGQSGPLKVIWSREDDLHGGYYRPAHLHRAEIGLNADGRIVAWDHVIAGQSILMGTQYEKFVQGGVDGTMVEGMGRPYELPINLTTHIVQANVPVLWWRSVGSTHTAFVMETLIDEAAQLAGIDPVAYRRQLIPPDKLRHHAALDLAVAKSGYGKRTLPNGHAWGVAMHEAFDSIVVYVVEASVQDGVPRLHRATAAVHCNLAVNPMSIEAQVQGSVLMAVGTTLPGAAITLRNGIVEQDNFHAYTVARMPDMPHVEVHIVPSADAPTGMGEPGFPPLAPAYANAIARLTGKRLRSLPFYLKEA; from the coding sequence ATGATCGAATGGAACGTGCGGAGCAGCGGTGCGCGTGACGGCCTGTCGCGCAGGTCCTTCTTCAAGGCCAGCGCTGTGCTGGGCGGCGGACTGGTGCTGGGCTGGTTTGGGCCCGGTTCGCCACGGACAGCGCAAGCCGCCGAAGCCAATGCCATCTACACACCCAATGCGTTTATCCACATTGCACCGGACAACACCGTCACGGTGGCGGTCAACCGGGCGGAACTGGGACAGGGCATTGCCACGGGCCTGCCTATGGTCATTGCCGAAGAACTGGACGCGGACTGGTCCCTGGTACGCTCCGAACTCGCTCCCGCAGCCGACGTGTACAAGGATCCGGTACGCGGACACCAGATGACAGGCGGCTCCGGCTCGATCAAGCGCTCCTTCGCCCAGTACCGGGAAATCGGCGCCCGCGCCCGCGCGATGCTGCTGGCGGCCGCCGCGCAACGATGGAACGTCAAGCCCGGACAATGCCGCACGGCGCGCAGCATGGTGTTCGGGCCGGCGGGCCAGAAAGCCAGCTACGGCTCACTTGCCGAGGCTGCCATGCGCCTGCCGGTACCCGAGCAGGTCGCGCTCAAAGACCCTTCAGAGTTCAAGCTGATCGGCCAGCCCACGCGCCGCCTCGACGCCCGCGCCAAGTCCAGTGGGCGCCAGGTGTACGGAATGGATTTCAAGCCAGCCGGCAGCAAGGTGGCCGTGGTCGCACGTCCGCCCGTCTTTGGCGGCAAGGTGGCGCGCTTCGATGCGGCGAAGGCCCTGGCTGTCAAAGGCGTGCGCGCCGTGCTGCCAGTCCCGACTGACCGCGGCGGAAACGGACTGGCTGTGATCGCCGACGGCTACTGGCCCGCCAAGCAGGGCCGCGATGCCCTGGATGTCCAGTGGGACACGGCGGGCGTCGAAAAGGTCGACACGGCGCAGTTGTTCGCACGCCTGGCCGCCGTATCCGGGCAACCGGGCGGGGCCGCCATGAGTGCCGACATCCGGCCGCTCGCCCAGGCATCGAAACGCATCTCCGCGGTCTATACCTTCCCCTATCTTGCGCACGCGCCGATGGAGCCGCTCAACTGTGTGGTGGACCTCGGGCCCGACCACTGCGAAATCTGGGCGGGAAGCCAGTACCAGACCATCGACCAGAACCATGCGGCGCAGGTCCTGGGACTCGATCCTGCGCGGGTGACATTCCACACCATGATGGCAGGCGGTGGTTTCGGGCGCCGCGCGGTGCCCTCATCGGACTACATTGTCGAGGCCGTCCAGGTGGCGAAGGCCTGGCGCGCTTCCGGACAGTCAGGACCGCTGAAAGTCATCTGGAGCCGCGAAGACGACCTGCATGGCGGCTACTACCGGCCGGCCCACCTGCACCGGGCCGAGATCGGGCTCAATGCCGATGGACGCATCGTCGCCTGGGACCACGTCATCGCCGGCCAGTCCATCCTGATGGGGACGCAGTATGAAAAGTTCGTGCAGGGCGGAGTCGATGGCACTATGGTCGAAGGCATGGGGCGGCCGTACGAGCTGCCGATCAACCTGACAACCCACATCGTGCAGGCCAATGTGCCGGTGCTGTGGTGGCGCTCGGTCGGCTCGACGCACACCGCCTTTGTCATGGAGACGCTGATCGACGAAGCGGCGCAGCTGGCCGGCATCGATCCTGTTGCGTACCGCAGGCAGCTTATCCCACCGGACAAGCTCCGCCATCACGCAGCGCTCGACCTCGCCGTCGCCAAGTCCGGCTACGGAAAAAGGACGCTGCCGAATGGGCATGCCTGGGGCGTGGCCATGCACGAAGCGTTCGATTCCATCGTGGTATACGTGGTGGAAGCCTCCGTGCAGGACGGCGTGCCGCGTTTGCATCGCGCCACGGCAGCGGTCCATTGCAACCTGGCGGTCAATCCCATGTCGATCGAGGCCCAGGTGCAAGGTTCCGTCCTGATGGCAGTCGGCACGACCTTGCCGGGTGCAGCCATCACCCTCAGGAACGGCATCGTCGAGCAGGACAATTTCCATGCCTATACCGTGGCGCGCATGCCCGACATGCCCCATGTGGAGGTGCATATCGTCCCTTCCGCCGATGCGCCGACAGGGATGGGTGAACCCGGCTTTCCGCCGCTGGCGCCTGCCTATGCCAACGCCATCGCGCGCCTGACCGGCAAACGGCTGCGCTCGCTGCCATTCTATCTGAAGGAGGCTTGA